A genomic segment from Gavia stellata isolate bGavSte3 chromosome 4, bGavSte3.hap2, whole genome shotgun sequence encodes:
- the LOC132316992 gene encoding histone H2A type 2-C produces MSGRGKQGGKARAKAKSRSSRAGLQFPVGRVHRLLRKGNYAERVGAGAPVYLAAVLEYLTAEILELAGNAARDNKKTRIIPRHLQLAIRNDEELNKLLGKVTIAQGGVLPNIQAVLLPKKTESHKAKSK; encoded by the coding sequence ATGTCCGGCCGCGGGAAGCAGGGCGGGAAGGCGCGGGCCAAGGCCAAGTCGCGCTCGTCGCGGGCCGGGCTGCAGTTCCCCGTGGGCCGCGTGCACCGGCTGCTGCGCAAGGGCAACTACGCGGAGCGGGTGGGCGCCGGCGCCCCGGTGTACCTGGCGGCCGTGCTGGAGTACCTGACGGCCGAGATCCTGGAGCTGGCGGGCAACGCGGCCCGCGACAACAAGAAGACGCGCATCATCCCCCGCCACCTGCAGCTGGCCATCCGCAACGACGAGGAGCTCAACAAGCTGCTGGGCAAGGTGACCATCGCGCAGGGCGGGGTGCTGCCCAACATCCAGGCCGTGCTGCTGCCCAAGAAGACTGAGAGTCACAAAGCTAAGAGCAAGTAA